The following nucleotide sequence is from Candidatus Poribacteria bacterium.
TGGATATAGAAACGCTTGAGGCAACAATTCATGAGTTGTAGGGGTGGGTGGTGCAATACAAAGACCTATTCACATCACCAGACGCAGAAGCAGGAGAACCCAAACAGCAATGCCTGATCTGGTCTGCAAATCATGAACACGCTGTCGCCTCCATAGACGACGAGATTCACCCACAAGCGAAATGTGTCTGGCTGGAATTTGAAGATATTAATGTTATCTATGCCTACGAAAAACACTGGAAAACAGGCAATTGGGAACTCGTTGAACGAAAAAAGGGAAATATCCCGTTAGTAAATAACAACCCTTTCAAACCTAACAGTGAAAGCGTCTTTCCCGTCAATAGATATTGAGAGATATACAGTAAAGGATTCTTTGTATAACACTTTTACTTTCTGGTCCGTTTACTATTCAGCAGGACAAATTTTCATCTCAATGGTATAATACTTATATGAGAGTTATCTCGCGTAGAGCTTTGAAAGAATTTTGGGAAAAACACTCTGATGCGGAAGCGACACTTAAAACGTGGTATACGCGTGTGAAACGTGCTGAATGGAAAACGCCGTCCGATGTAAAAGTTGATTATCGAAATGCCAGTTTTATCAAAGGCAACCGGGTAGTCTTTAATATCAAAGGGAATTATTATCGTTTAGTAACCGCTATCCATTATCAATCTGGCATCGTTTATATTCGATTCATTGGAACACACAGTGCCTATGATAGAATTGATGCCTCAACGATTTAAGGAATAACTATG
It contains:
- a CDS encoding type II toxin-antitoxin system HigB family toxin; the protein is MRVISRRALKEFWEKHSDAEATLKTWYTRVKRAEWKTPSDVKVDYRNASFIKGNRVVFNIKGNYYRLVTAIHYQSGIVYIRFIGTHSAYDRIDASTI